In Chitinivibrionia bacterium, one DNA window encodes the following:
- a CDS encoding Rpn family recombination-promoting nuclease/putative transposase — MDRTIISFDWAMKEILRDKENFDILEGFLSELLKRKIVIENILESEGNPETSHGKINRVDLKAQMDTGEKVIFEIQFGDKVDFLGKMLFNSSKAIVEQLSKGDLYNIKKIYSINIAYFDLGPKKEYLFQARLTEFTGVHNFNESIPFSQNLDPVLLKTATEIHPEYYIILPQNFDEKIREKFDEWVYVLKNSTVKSEFSAAGVQEAGEKLDIAKMSDEERVAYEKNRANYMDYKSEIYTAEVKGKLAGITEGKIEGKIEGELQKAIEIAKEMKQDGMSIAQIVKYSGLTEAEIKAL; from the coding sequence ATGGACAGAACTATAATATCGTTTGATTGGGCGATGAAAGAAATATTGCGCGATAAAGAAAATTTTGATATATTAGAGGGATTTTTGAGCGAATTGCTTAAAAGAAAGATTGTTATTGAAAATATTCTCGAAAGCGAGGGTAATCCCGAAACTTCGCACGGAAAAATAAACAGAGTTGATTTGAAAGCGCAAATGGACACGGGCGAAAAAGTTATTTTCGAAATTCAATTCGGAGATAAAGTCGATTTTCTCGGGAAAATGCTGTTTAATTCTTCCAAAGCAATAGTTGAGCAGTTGTCAAAAGGCGATTTATATAATATCAAGAAAATATATTCTATAAACATTGCTTATTTTGATTTGGGACCGAAAAAAGAATATCTTTTTCAGGCGAGATTGACGGAATTTACAGGAGTTCATAATTTTAATGAGAGTATTCCTTTTTCGCAGAATTTAGACCCTGTTTTGCTTAAAACCGCAACTGAAATACATCCTGAATACTACATAATACTTCCACAAAATTTTGACGAAAAAATAAGGGAAAAATTTGACGAATGGGTTTATGTGCTTAAAAACTCAACGGTTAAAAGCGAGTTTAGCGCGGCGGGAGTGCAAGAAGCAGGCGAAAAATTAGATATTGCGAAAATGTCTGACGAGGAGAGAGTTGCGTATGAGAAAAACAGGGCGAATTATATGGATTACAAAAGCGAGATTTATACGGCGGAGGTAAAAGGGAAGTTAGCGGGAATAACTGAAGGTAAAATTGAAGGTAAAATTGAAGGCGAATTACAAAAAGCAATAGAAATCGCCAAGGAAATGAAGCAAGACGGAATGTCTATCGCTCAAATAGTAAAATACTCAGGTCTCACAGAAGCCGAAATAAAAGCCCTCTAA